The Cyprinus carpio isolate SPL01 chromosome B19, ASM1834038v1, whole genome shotgun sequence DNA window AATAAATATGTcttgtgttaattttattttatttgtatttgtttctgtaaTTATGTAATCTCATTAACCGGAAGCCAACAAAGGTTAGGTTATTAATCTCGCAACTCTGGCGCCCTAAGAAAGTCTGTTCGAATTACGAAACGCACCTCCGGCTCGCCGTATGTGTTCCGCTGGAGCAACACGTGTGATCTGAACACGTTTATCATCGTGACGGGTTTTGTGCTGTAGCGATCGGTGTAGATCTGTCGTGTCAAGCGTCAAGTTTCCAAAAATCTCATCTTCAGTTCGCCTGGTGAGTTGAGCTTTGTTCCAGAAAGCGTGTTTGTGTAGTTTGCGGATATTTGAGACAACACAACACTCTATACGACAGAAAACGAAGCCAACGTGTTCTTTATTCATCGATAATCTCCGGGATTGTAGCCACTATAGGTGTGTAACAACATTATGTTCCTATTGTTAACACATGGTAACCTTACATGTCGCAAGCATGAATATAAAGATAAATGTATCTGAACTCTTGAGGGATTTTAGACATATTTAACAATGATATATTCAGAGTTACTACCACAGTTACTTCTCTTTTGTGTGGTAgcttgctatagtaacgaacatTGTCACCAAGTAATACATCAGAACTACAAAACAACATGATCGAATgataatttttacagtatttgaaaatgaTAAATTGTTAGTTTTTCTAGAAGTAACGTTAACTTGTTAAGAAATTATGGTTGCCAATGTGCCGTGATAGAGTATGGTTCACATCTTTGTCAAGGACTGCATCACACTGTCTTCATGGAAATGATCCGCTATAAATGTGACTCAATCATTGAAACCTTAGGACAtagttttatttgttcatctgCAATGTGATTGGCTGTAAACGTCTGACAATATATGATGTTTGGTCAGGACACAGTGTTAATAGAGAACAAAGAAAGCCATAGATCATTTGATTGGATATCTGCAGTAGTTTCTTCAGGGAACTGATAGTGTCCTCTCATCACTGTGTGTGAAGCGTTTGCTCAAGACATGGAGTTTGGCCAAGTGTGATTGCACTTAGCGATTGATCTTCATTAAATGATGATGAAATTCGCTGTTTAACAAGAACAGATCAAATCAGTGTAACCTAGTTTTAAGGAAGCGACAGATAAATGAATCGTGTCTTTGTCCAGGCTGTGGTTGGCAGTATGAAGTATATTCTGGTGACGGGCGGCGTGATCTCGGGCATCGGGAAAGGCATTATAGCCAGCAGCGTGGGAACCATCCTCAAGTCCTGCGGCCTGCACGTCACAGCCATCAAGATCGACCCGTACATCAACATCGATGCGGGGACCTTCTCGCCGTACGAGCACGGTAATCTCACGCAACGCGTCATAGAAGCTCCAAGAATATGCATTACTGTTAAAGTTAGCAACCacattgcaaacaaaaaaaaaaaacaacactttagcATCACAACCACTCActacttcagaaaatgtaaaaatatgtaaaatgtcgTTTATATGGGTGATGGTTGAGTTCTGTGGTGTGTATATGAATGTGATGTGTTTTGTGTAGGTGAGGTGTTTGTTTTGGATGATGGCGGAGAGGTGGATTTGGATCTGGGCAACTACGAGCGTTTCCTGGACATCAGACTCACCAAAGACAACAACCTGACCACCGGGAAAATCTACCAGTCTGTCATCAACAAAGAGCGCAGGGGAGATTACCTGGGCAAAACCGTACAGGGTGAGCCGGAGGTCTCATAGTAATGTGTCTCACTTTCTAAATGCCCTTTTTTAGGATGAGTTCAGGCTTCAAATTGGTTCTTTTGGccggtaccaaaaaaaaaaagatacatttagtCCTGGTTTGCTTTGCATTCATACTGAACACTGGATATAAAATTACAGAACTCAAGGCCTAAGGACAAGCTCACTAACTGATTGGACTGCTGTTATGGCGTGTATATTTTGCACAGAACTAACATCCTAACGATGCTGTATGCTGGACTACATGcatttataaacttaaaacaGCACCAGGAAGTCCTCTGTTGCACACACAAACCAAAATCTGCTGCAAGGAgatttgtttgattaaaagtgGACCGAAGCAGCCTCTAAAGAGGGGTCTCGGTTCGGATGGCAGCGTTCATGTATTTTCAGATGAATCACACTAACAAAGCAACTGCGCCAGAGTTTTAACCGAATCGAACTTGAGAAGTGTGAACACCCAGTTAGTGTTAAAGTTCCTGTCCCATCGAGGTTCGCTGTAAGAGAAGCTGGCACGTCTGTGATCTCCACATGTTTCACAGTATGTTCTTTTGTTGCAGTGGTGCCACACATTACTGATGCTATTCAGGAGTGGGTGATGCGTCAAGCTAAAGTTCCTGTGGATGATGACGATGTTGAGCCCCAGGTTTGCGTCATTGAGGTGAGAAGAAGAGCTGTGCTGCGTTCCTCAAAAGCATTGTAAGTTGATCTTAGAGACCAGTGGTAGTTggggatgggcgatatcttataGTTTGTGATATACAGGTAAAAATTCACCCTAAAATTCTTCCTGCGATAATAACAAAGTCTTGTTGTTGACATTTCTGTGTGTGAACGTGCGGAGCGACATGCCGGATGGTGAACTTGAAAATGAGGAGGAGTTTATCACTAAACTAAGCTGCCTCTACAATCTGGAACTGGTTTGGTTAGGACTGTAacagggcctttcgcaccgctttagttccagaactaaatgatCAGAGCTAAAATACTGGGACGATTTTTCGCAAACTATTTCTCAGTACCATTTAAAGTGTTGCATTCacaccgagagtgtgtactaggaagtgattATCATCATTGATATTGTTATTGCAATAAATACTAGAAATTACAGTGATATATTTTTTAGCCTGTAGCGCCCATCCCTATTGTTAGATCTACGCAGGCTtccgatgcttttgggaaacacaaccCTGGACACtacatttgataaaatacatgttttaacgGGTTTCTGATGATTGATTGAgggttttgatgtgtttttgcagtTGGGGGGTACGGTCGGAGATATAGAGAGCATGCCTTTCATCGAGGCCTTCAGACAGTTCCAGTTTAAAGTGAAGAGAGAGAATTTCTGCAACATTCACGTCAGTATGGTGCCACAGGTCAGGAGCTGTTCAGATTtccacacacagagcagtgcATTACACCTTATCTCATAGAGCGTATCATACACATGCCGTGGTAATGTGAGTGACGTACTGTCTCGTCCGTGATGTCCAGCCCAGCGCTACAGGAGAGCAGAAGACCAAACCCACGCAGAACAGTGTGAGGGAGCTCAGAGGCCTGGGACTGTCACCTGACCTGGTGAGGCAAGCTCCAGAGAGCATTTCTGTATgcaatatctgtgtgtgtgtgtgtgtgtgtgtttttttttcacagtggaTGAATTTAGAGACATCTTCTCAGAGAGGGCTTTTTAGGTCTTTCATAAACTGTCAGCTCACTAAAACCCTGTAAGAGAAGACATACCAAAGCTGGTTATTCTACTTTGAATTCTGTGACATaatgtctgtttctgtgtgactccgcccactgccagtttacccaattggaTTTaacaccctgggttgccagttggggGAAAACACAGATTATTGCGGCCATTGAAGCCAGCAAATGAACTGGGTCAGAGACTGCAGATTCTACCCGACCTAAAAAGCCTCAGCATCCCTTTAACAAAACCCTATGAGTAGagacattttaaaggggtcatgactaatgacatggattttttttatttttattttaatatgttccttgagctttacttataatgttaataaaaggttttttttgtgctaaaaaaaaaaaagtgaaaaaattattattttcaaccctcattctgaTCCTCTGTCTAAAAGGGGCGGGTCCTTTAAGGCTTCTCAGTAACcggccactgttatgattggctaatgtTACTGCATGGAAACCGTATCAATGCCCCGTAatttccagacaaagcattatgaaataatttacttACAGTTTGTGATGCAGCTGCAGTCAGTCAACAGATGTTTTATTGTGAACGCTCCAGGAAACTGGGCCACGTTTACTAAATTAGTTATATGTTTGGGTTTGGGATGTGATTAGTGATAAATtttcaaattgttattttatcTGATCCTTCTGATATCTGGACAAAGCCGCAAACGACCAGTTTAATCCAAACGTTtcaaagtagggctgggcgatgtatcgcatgcaattgtcacgcgcatttcgtcagtaaagccggttccctgattagcgctaaatcgccatcacctgctttcaaatggagcggcatttaatagacagagccgtagatcactgacaagttacacaatatcgcgttcattatcgaaggcgatacatctgggataatgaacgcgatattgcgttgcttgtcagtgatctacggctctgtctattaaatgccgctccatttgaaagcaggtgatggcgatttagcgctaatcagggaaccggctttactgactagatgcgcatgattatatcgttagatatatctcccagccctacagtggggacataattacggattataatgacttattctgtctttttacacgttgcgttgcattgcgccgcgtaaacataaaaccatgtctgcatttgtgattcgAGAAGATAAACAAGTGCTACTcttcactgctcaaaactcgcgtttgaatcatcagtggcaaatcctttacaaatGAAAACGTATTTACAGTCtgagatcaggaaacagtcctccataaaatgcacagcacacatctgaatatttgggttggactgttctgcaacagtgttgtaaatacaacttaaccactgatttctagttgtgtcctcttttggaagaccaaacaaagtagtttctctttcacaatgaaacagcgtcacacatcATGGCGgtgtggcaacaacaatacttcaGCGAGagtcaaagttacgccttctttctttgcgtgaacatctgggcggcattatgcaaatcttcccacacagtgatgtagatatgtgggggcgtgtttgaacgaggtgttttaggagggcgtggacaagtctttaagaaagactttagtctttgcaacttcacagatcttctttattcaccaagagcttgtaacactccaaagagaaaggaaaactttaaatcgcatcatatgacccctttaaatgtttttattcatgttcCCTTTAAAAGTAGCACATCTACAACTATCAAAGGAACGTTTCTGTAACAAAATTAtcaagttttttaattaattttttattatttttttttttttttgcataaggaCTGTTAGTCtatttaaatctcaaaatattaTGTCATAAAAACTAATCAAACCAAGCCATATTTATCTGTATTGAGGTTCAGATGATGGAtgcataaatattcaaataaagatagatagaagatagatttttgtttataaaatgtaagtGGGTCATGTCCACAACATTGATGATATCACACGGAGGTGTAAGTGTTGTTTTGTTCTTGCTCTTGCAGGTAATGTGTCGCTGCTCCACTCCACTTGATAACTCGGTGAAAGAGAAGATATCCATGTTCTGTCATGTGGAACCTGAACAGGTTAGTCTGGATCCCCCAGGAGCCAACAGGACTAACATAACTGTTGAGTTAATGTGAACAGTTTGTCTCACTGAAGCATAATTATCAAGAACCTTTTGGAAAAGCAGATGAAACTGAGCCAAAATGTGTCTGAAGGACAGTGGGTCACTTTCGCTGATATTGGATGCATGATACTGATGCAGTCTTTATCTTTTAGCATGAAATGTGCATTATGTGTATGcacaattattaaatgaaaagtttgtcTTCTCTTCAGGTGATCTGCGTACACGATGTGTCGTCCATCTACAGAGTGCCACTGCTCTTAGAAGACCAGGGCGTTGTGGGATACTTCTGTCGCAGACTGAACCTGCCCATTGAAACCAGACCCAGGAAAATGCTGGCGAAGTGGAAAGAGATGTCAGACAGGCCAGTACAAACTCAAAACATTAAAACCGATTCAGCATCAGTTCATACATGAATACTAAGCTTTCAAAGATCATGTAGCACAAGATAATCCAGGTTTTTTGGGATTTGTTTCATATTGTGATAAGGACAAAAAAGGCTCTTTTTTTAACGTTATCTGCACTGTGTTTGTGTGGTAGGTCAGACAGGCTGTTGGAGCAATGCTCCATTGCTCTGGTGGGGAAATACACCAAGTTTTCAGACTCGTATGCCTCCGTGATCAAAGCCCTGGAACACTCTGCTCTCGCCATCAGCCACAAACTAGAGGTTAAGGTGAGTGAAACCTTTAACACGGCCAGATGAGATTGATTTAGCAGATTCAACTAATTCTACCTCTTAAAAATACTTCATCTTTTAATTCTCAATATGCAtttgtattagtgctgtcaaagtAAGCGTGTAAATGCGTGCAATTAATTTCCAGTTTAATGGCgttaaaaatatgtaatgcagTTAACGCAGGGGCggggctagggttggccacccacTCAAAACTGCTGCTCCAGTCTCTTTTCTTGACaagatttgtgtttatttagacaCGGAATGTCTTTACGACATCAAACAGGAGGCTTTTCAGGCGTGCACTACTTCGCCTCAGCACAGACGCGACTCAAACAAGTGTTTAGAAAAGGTACAGGTGATGAGGAGCTTCAGTGGAACATCGGtgaactgtggtcagatgagatgttgtcacgTCAGTAATAACgaattttcctgtcctgtcagccgttATACTGTGCTCATAGTGTGTTCTCTTCAGCTGAACGCACAAATACGGCACCGCGCGCTGTAgactgtatcatttcatattaaagctcGAATGAAACGACGAGTATGTGTGTCAGATCTGcgtcatgttcagcagcagcagctcttaaagtaatagcagccaattAACCCTTATAACCCAGCTGCTATGATGTCTGCTCATCAAATTGCAAAAGAGAAAATCAATAActtttttgtagctttaacaatAAATCTAGcctatatttcatttaaaatgtagtgtTTGGTAACTTCAttacatttctgtatatttcctataTGCTAAAGGGCACAGGTAAAAATccattataatgggtttatgtgaagattgttaaAGGTTCAATTAAATTAGTTGTTAAAATTGGTAGCTCTCAATTATAATGTATTGCTAGTATAGTCAACATTACATATAGTCAATGGCTAaaaattaaggggaaaaaaagaactaTTTCCTAGAGACTTCAGTAGTATTaggtgctttcacacaggaggaaccttttcatagttcctagaactattggAGGAAGTTCCCACTTTTTGGTGTGTTTGCACCGCAGGAACTAAGAATGCATTTAATTCTAGGAATTCTGTTTGGGGCAATTAAATTAGCTCatacttcagagtagggtctaaaacagttctagtGACGcagtgtacgctgattggccaaacGCATACGAAAcaccagcatttttaaaaagccatgtaaacatTTACTCCACAAACTCCACAAACAGCGATAATGACGGCATTTACCTGTTGTCTGCAGGGTTACGATGTTTTCTCAGCATCGATGATAACACTGTAAAGGGTTAGATTTTCGTGCTCCTTTAATCGCGTAAATTGTGCGTTTACATTCCATCTGTTATCATGAATCCCAcgacacacaacaacaacaacagctccGCACGTGTTGTCCACTCACcggttgttgatgtttgtaaatAAAGACGTTGCTAGGAGCGACACTGAACGAGAGTGTCACTGATAACAACAGGCGCTTTCAGCTTGCCAGCAGTCATAACAAAAacatgccattaaacaaatattgaaaaatactgtctctgttgtttctacattcatttgaagattgaatgtgaaattattgcagtataaaagtatgtttaaaaacGATTAATGTCAGTTGGGATTAATtacgattaatttcagaaaaaataggcgataaattagttattttattgaatgtttatcTCTAATTCTTTCTTCGTTTTCTCCAGTACATTGACTCTGCAGATTTGGAGGCCGGTATGTTACAGGAGGACCCTGTGAAGTACCACGAGGCCTGGCAGAAACTCTGCAGTGCCGAGTGAGTAGTGACTCACGCTGTTTAATGACACCTAAAATACACACGGCTGACTTCATGCACTTCAAATCTCTGCTGCTTAGTAAAGTGCCTCAGTGGTGTTCTTTCACTGAGGAGAATTCAGACACAATCAGTTTTCGCCTGCTATCCTGATGTAGTTTTGCTAATATCACTGCTGCGGTCTCTCGTGTCGTCAGTGGGATTTTAGTGCCTGGAGGTTTTGGAGTACGAGGGACGGAGGGCAAGATTCAAGCCATCAGCTGGGCCAGGAAACAGAAGAAGCCTTTCCTCGGTAGTCTcccattaaaatgcattaaaactgaatGTTCTGCAGCAGCTGTGATTGTAACCCGTCTGGGACGTTCATCTTTCAGGTGTGTGTTTGGGGATGCAGCTGGCTGTGTGTGAATTTGCTAGGAACATGTTGGATTGGAAAGGTACATTTTTTTCCTAGgcccattaaaaaagaaaaagaaacactacTATGTTTAACGTGTAGCATTATTGAACAAGGTGTGACTCTTGTTTTTCCTAGATGCCAACTCCACCGAGTTTGACCCGGAAACGAAATATCCCGTGGTGAGTATGGGATTTCTGGTCTGTTCAGCATCAGAAGCAGATGGAGCAGATGTAATGATTCGATTGGTCCCCTCACAGGTGATTGACATGCCAGAGCACAATCCAGGCCAGATGGGAGGAACTATGCGGCTGGGGAAACGCAGAACCATCTTCAAAACCAAAAACAGCATACTTCGTAAGTGTATAATACTAGACCAGTAATACAACAGAGAACTTATTTAaacatattctctctctctcttacaggAAAACTTTATGGAGATGTAGATTATGTTGAGGAAAGACACAGACATCGCTTTGAGGTACATCACCTCTGCTTTTGTTATAGATGAATTTATATGACTGTGTGAGTATAATGTGGGATTTATTAAACAGGCTGAATTTGTCGTGATTTTGGTGGTTGTATAAATTAATCGTCTATTTGAATTGACTTCTATTTGACCATTTTTCTAAAGTGCGTGTCATTAGCAGACTTTTTCGATAATTTCACAGTTCTCATCTCTTGAAAATGAAAagattgatatttttatgacctCTGTTTGTCACCAAATATGTTGTTATATTTGGTAAACCCCTTCATTTCTTAGAATCGGTTCAGATGACCGTTTCAGTCAATCATCTGACGGGTTTAATGTCGTCTCTCAGTTTCTGAGGCATTTTGCTTGCTATAGTTGAACACATTTCTCTGTGAACAGCTGTGCTTTCATACAAGcacccaaatataaaataaataccattCATACAGGCACGGTGCTGTGAGGTGGGTGTACATAGCGTACATTTTTCGTAATATGAATGAGCAcctgttttttctgtttgtatttgcGTCTTATAAACTGTTCGGTGGAGGAGACGGCCCTTGAATATGTACTAAATGTttgctaaaaacatgtttttattttatttatttttatatagaggTGAAAACGTCAATTGTGCTCACTGAAGTTTTGTCAGAAATGCATGCATCACTTGTGTAAGCCGATATATCAACTGGATAAAATGAGCTGATGTAAACACATCTGGTACAAAGTATTTATCATTATTGATTTGCACAGGTGAACCCAGAGCTGAAGCAGCATTTCGAGGAGAAGGGCTTTCATTTTGTGGGTCAGGACGTGGAGGGTGAGAGAATGGAGGTCATCGAGCTGCTCGGTACGTACGTCAGAGGAAGCTCACACAAGATCAACTGAAATGCACGCTATTTTGAAAgcatatttcaacatttatatgTGCTGATGTGAGAACAGTCGGTTCATTGCTGATTATTGATATAATTGATTTCTGCAATCATTTGACAAGAAATCAATAGACCGTGCTTTTTCTTGTCTATTTTCATcgggttgttgttgttgcagatcACCCGTATTTTGTTGGTGTCCAGTATCACCCAGAGTTCACATCCAGACCCATTAAGCCGTCTCCGCCGTACTTGGGCCTGCTGCTGGCCGCAGCCGGGGGGCTTCCAGCGTATCTTCAGAAGGGCTGTCGGCTCTCACCACGGTATGAACTGATGTTCCCCCAGCGTCATCCAGAGATTTCTCATAAAAACTAGCTGCTCTTCCTTCAACAT harbors:
- the LOC122140635 gene encoding CTP synthase 1; this translates as MKYILVTGGVISGIGKGIIASSVGTILKSCGLHVTAIKIDPYINIDAGTFSPYEHGEVFVLDDGGEVDLDLGNYERFLDIRLTKDNNLTTGKIYQSVINKERRGDYLGKTVQVVPHITDAIQEWVMRQAKVPVDDDDVEPQVCVIELGGTVGDIESMPFIEAFRQFQFKVKRENFCNIHVSMVPQPSATGEQKTKPTQNSVRELRGLGLSPDLVMCRCSTPLDNSVKEKISMFCHVEPEQVICVHDVSSIYRVPLLLEDQGVVGYFCRRLNLPIETRPRKMLAKWKEMSDRSDRLLEQCSIALVGKYTKFSDSYASVIKALEHSALAISHKLEVKYIDSADLEAGMLQEDPVKYHEAWQKLCSADGILVPGGFGVRGTEGKIQAISWARKQKKPFLGVCLGMQLAVCEFARNMLDWKDANSTEFDPETKYPVVIDMPEHNPGQMGGTMRLGKRRTIFKTKNSILRKLYGDVDYVEERHRHRFEVNPELKQHFEEKGFHFVGQDVEGERMEVIELLDHPYFVGVQYHPEFTSRPIKPSPPYLGLLLAAAGGLPAYLQKGCRLSPRETYSDRSGSSSPDSEIADFKLCSLAQE